The following are encoded together in the Tripterygium wilfordii isolate XIE 37 chromosome 3, ASM1340144v1, whole genome shotgun sequence genome:
- the LOC119995490 gene encoding loganic acid O-methyltransferase-like: MPSSHVVNGDNSVHSYSRHSIYQRQAEDVVREKIRKAIVEKLDVRNFSSTSNTICVADYGCAVGDNTFISMQHTLGAIKQKFYSQCPKSEMPEFQVFLNDQVSNDFNALFTLIPQEKQYFVAGVPGSFHNQLFPKSSIHFAHTSCSLHWLSEMPEGLEDVDSLAYNKGRIHYAGCPDEVVRAYASQFDRDAEKFLKARADELVPGGMLVITMPGIRDGMPCIETPIGLMHDFMGSIFMDMAKEGLVSEGDVDSFNLPIYSASPGEMLGLVERNGEFNIERLELADPTPRLDDPVDMEAWTLHVRAAMDGMFLNHFKIEVVDEMFERLIGKLDELSPLVESCKKDAAQLFVVLTRK, encoded by the exons ATGCCGTCTTCCCATGTTGTGAATGGTGACAATAGTGTTCACAGCTACTCCAGGCACTCCATCTATCAG CGACAGGCTGAAGATGTTGTGAGAGAGAAAATACGCAAAGCAATCGTAGAGAAGCTGGATGTAAGAAATTTTTCTTCTACTTCAAACACAATTTGTGTAGCAGATTATGGATGTGCAGTTGGAGACAATACCTTCATTTCCATGCAACATACATTAGGTGCTATTAAACAAAAGTTCTACTCTCAATGCCCTAAATCCGAGATGCCCGAATTTCAAGTCTTTTTGAACGATCAAGTCTCGAACGATTTCAATGCTCTCTTCACACTCATTCCCCAGGAAAAGCAATACTTTGTGGCTGGAGTACCTGGTTCCTTTCACAACCAGTTATTCCCAAAATCATCGATCCACTTCGCTCATACGTCTTGTTCACTCCACTGGCTCTCTGAGATGCCGGAAGGGTTGGAAGATGTCGATTCTCTGGCGTATAATAAGGGAAGGATACACTACGCCGGTTGTCCAGATGAAGTAGTGAGAGCTTATGCATCACAATTTGATAGAGACGCCGAGAAATTTTTGAAGGCTAGAGCAGATGAGCTCGTGCCCGGAGGGATGCTAGTTATTACCATGCCAGGTATCCGCGATGGGATGCCTTGTATCGAGACACCTATTGGGTTGATGCATGATTTCATGGGATCCATTTTCATGGATATGGCAAAAGAG GGATTAGTAAGTGAAGGAGAtgtggattcattcaacttacCGATTTACTCCGCCTCCCCAGGAGAGATGTTGGGATTAGTAGAAAGAAATGGAGAGTTCAACATTGAGAGATTGGAGCTAGCAGACCCGACACCTCGCTTGGACGATCCGGTTGACATGGAAGCATGGACCTTGCATGTTCGAGCAGCCATGGATGGAATGTTCTTGAACCACTTCAAgattgaagttgttgatgaaATGTTCGAACGTCTTATTGGAAAACTTGATGAGCTTTCTCCCCTGGTGGAATCCTGTAAGAAGGACGCAGCTCAGCTATTTGTTGTTTTGACTCGTAAATGA
- the LOC119995570 gene encoding cation/H(+) antiporter 15-like, whose product MENESYSAANDTENTIVCYAPTMITTNGVWQGDNPLDYSLPLFILQLTLVVVTTRILVFVLKPLRQPRVISEILGGVLLGPSVLGRSTTFAHTVFPLRSVMVLETMANVGLLYFLFLVGVEMDISVIRRTGKKAMAIALSGMILPFIIGAAFSFLMHKKSQGMNHGTFILFLGVALSVTAFPVLARILAELKLVNTELGKIALSSALVNDICAWILLAIAIALAENETTTLASLWVVLSSAGFVAVCFFVVRPAVSWMIQRTPEGETFSDFYICLILTGVLISGFVTDAIGTHSVFGAFVFGLVIPNGPLGVTLIEKLEDFVSGLLLPLFFAMSGLKTDVATIKGTSTWGTLFLVISLACAGKVIGTLIVAVLYQMPVREGVTLGLLMNTKGLVELIVLNVGKDQKVLDDESFAIMVIVAVTMTGIIMPSVTAIYRPARRFIPYKRRTIQRSKPDAELTVLVCIHTPRNVPTIINLLEASHATRKSPICVYILHLVELTGRASAMLIVHNTRKSGRPALNRTQAQSDHIINAFENYEQHSGCVSVQPLTAISPYSTMHEDICNLAEDKRVAFIIIPFHKQQTVDGGMEATNPAFRLVNQNVLANAPCSVGILVDRGLSGSTRLAANQVSHHVAVLFFGGPDDREALSYARRMSEHPGISLTVMRFLPGEDAAEPAQQPSGDPTDPIILTVETENEREKQLDEVSINKFRMKNASDDSIYYIEKVVNNGEETVAAIRSMDNAHDLFIVGRGQGMISPLTAGLTDWSECPELGAIGDLLASSDFAATVSVLVVQQYVGAGQQEMVGTPDSTGQQDEQYGIIQQTNRRSPAARVHAEYFP is encoded by the exons ATGGAGAACGAATCATATAGTGCTGCAAATGACACAGAAAACACAATAGTGTGTTATGCACCTACCATGATAACAACAAATGGAGTATGGCAGGGTGATAATCCTTTAGAttactctctccctctcttcatTTTGCAATTGACTCTGGTTGTTGTGACAACTCGCATTCTTGTTTTCGTCCTCAAACCCTTGCGACAACCTCGCGTCATCTCCGAGATCCTT GGCGGTGTGCTATTAGGTCCATCAGTGCTTGGGCGTAGTACAACATTCGCACACACTGTGTTTCCTCTGAGAAGTGTAATGGTGCTTGAAACAATGGCCAATGTGGGTCTCCTTTATTTCCTCTTTCTGGTAGGAGTGGAAATGGACATTTCAGTAATCAGACGGACAGGTAAAAAGGCGATGGCGATAGCACTTTCAGGCATGATCTTGCCTTTTATCATTGGTGCCGCCTTCTCTTTCCTTATGCACAAGAAATCTCAAGGCATGAACCACGGCACCTTCATTCTCTTCCTTGGTGTAGCTCTGTCTGTAACTGCATTCCCTGTGCTCGCACGGATCCTTGCAGAGCTCAAACTTGTCAACACAGAGCTTGGCAAAATTGCCTTGTCGTCAGCTCTTGTCAACGACATTTGTGCTTGGATTCTCCTGGCCATAGCCATCGCTTTGGCTGAGAATGAAACCACCACCTTGGCTTCCCTCTGGGTAGTACTTTCTAGTGCAGGTTTTGTTGCTGtctgtttttttgttgttaGACCGGCTGTGTCATGGATGATTCAGAGAACACCAGAGGGGGAAACCTTCAGTGACTTCTATATATGTCTCATTCTCACAGGGGTTTTGATCTCAGGCTTTGTTACAGATGCTATTGGGACGCATTCTGTTTTTGGAGCTTTCGTGTTTGGCCTGGTAATTCCAAATGGACCTCTTGGAGTTACTCTCATAGAGAAACTAGAGGACTTTGTTTCAGGACTTCTGCTCCCTCTTTTCTTTGCCATGAGTGGTCTTAAAACTGATGTTGCAACTATCAAGGGAACCTCCACATGGGGAACTCTATTTCTTGTCATATCTCTTGCTTGTGCTGGAAAGGTTATTGGCACTCTCATTGTCGCTGTCCTTTACCAGATGCCGGTACGTGAAGGAGTTACTCTTGGTTTACTCATGAACACCAAGGGCCTAGTCGAGCTGATTGTCCTCAATGTTGGCAAGGATCAGAAG GTCCTAGATGATGAATCGTTTGCGATCATGGTGATTGTAGCTGTGACTATGACAGGCATTATCATGCCAAGTGTAACTGCAATTTACAGGCCAGCAAGGAGATTCATACCGTACAAACGACGAACGATTCAGAGGTCTAAGCCAGATGCTGAGTTAACAGTGTTGGTGTGCATCCACACCCCTCGAAATGTGCCAACAATCATCAACCTGCTTGAAGCCTCCCACGCAACCAGAAAATCCCCCATATGTGTGTATATTCTTCACTTAGTTGAACTTACTGGCAGGGCATCTGCCATGCTCATAGTGCACAACACTCGAAAATCTGGACGTCCAGCCCTCAATCGGACACAAGCTCAGTCTGACCATATAATCAATGCCTTTGAGAATTACGAGCAGCACTCAGGATGTGTTTCTGTTCAGCCACTCACAGCGATTTCTCCATACTCCACCATGCACGAAGACATCTGCAACTTAGCAGAGGACAAAAGAGTTGCCTTTATCATCATCCCTTTCCACAAACAACAAACTGTTGATGGAGGTATGGAAGCCACAAATCCAGCATTTCGATTGGTGAACCAGAATGTATTAGCCAATGCACCTTGCTCAGTTGGGATCCTTGTGGATAGAGGTCTAAGCGGGTCTACTCGCTTGGCTGCGAATCAGGTTTCTCACCATGTAGCAGTGTTGTTCTTTGGTGGACCTGATGACCGAGAGGCATTATCATATGCAAGGAGAATGTCTGAACATCCAGGGATTAGCTTGACTGTGATGCGATTCCTTCCAGGAGAAGATGCAGCTGAGCCTGCGCAACAACCAAGTGGTGACCCTACAGATCCCATAATACTAACAGTAGAaacagaaaatgagagagagaagcaGCTCGATGAGGTTTCCATAAACAAGTTTAGAATGAAAAACGCAAGTGATGACTCAATTTATTACATTGAGAAAGTGGTAAACAATGGTGAGGAAACAGTGGCAGCAATAAGATCAATGGACAATGCACACGACTTATTCATAGTAGGGAGAGGGCAAGGGATGATATCACCACTCACAGCTGGACTTACAGACTGGAGTGAGTGCCCAGAGCTCGGCGCAATTGGTGATCTGCTAGCATCCTCAGACTTCGCTGCAACGGTTTCAGTGTTAGTTGTGCAACAATATGTTGGGGCAGGGCAACAAGAGATGGTAGGAACACCTGACAGTACAGGTCAGCAAGACGAGCAATATGGTATTATACAGCAGACGAACCGGCGTTCACCAGCAGCAAGGGTTCACGCTGAGTATTTCCCATAA